One Helianthus annuus cultivar XRQ/B chromosome 12, HanXRQr2.0-SUNRISE, whole genome shotgun sequence genomic region harbors:
- the LOC110892780 gene encoding uncharacterized mitochondrial protein AtMg00860-like yields the protein MLNWEKYHFVVREGIVLGHKISQAGLEVDQAKVDVISKLPPPTSVKSIRSFLGHAGFYRRFICGFSKIARPMTQLLEKDRPFVFDDECLRAFELIRERLVSAPILIAPDWSLPF from the coding sequence ATGCTTAACTGGGAAAAGTATCATTTCGTGGTTCGAGAGGGGATTGTGCTAGGGCACAAGATTTCACAGGCGGGGCTTGAGGTTGATCAAGCCAAGGTTGATGTTATTTCCAAGCTTCCGCCGCCTACTTCTGTGAAATCGATTCGGAGTTTCTTGGGTCATGCGGGATTCTACCGCCGCTTCATCTGTGGATTTTCAAAGATTGCTCGCCCGATGACCCAGCTGTTAGAAAAGGATAGGCCATTCGTGTTCGACGATGAGTGTTTGAGGGCCTTCGAGTTGATTAGGGAGAGGTTAGTGAGTGCTCCCATTCTGATTGCTCCCGATTGGAGCCTCCCATTCTAG